The Alosa sapidissima isolate fAloSap1 chromosome 5, fAloSap1.pri, whole genome shotgun sequence genome has a window encoding:
- the LOC121708913 gene encoding uncharacterized protein LOC121708913 has product MSFHPVFRFEPSSSELTLRPSAAAEIFVKQGSASGGQVKRADVVRAEARARAWAKHGDLSEQAVLAESELQIGQHRGQTFQWLLSNNVGFAVKILASHQKEREGGDTTTTPQMLNKDALASYAGLYPPMVTAVARRRLCEGSLSAGAGLGDTLVGFGAHSHRTLKSLYDARDQESRTYVAWIRKQKVGARSRMEALKMYVLARDKEPKTAPEPAHVLPPPGASSSDPSDTELLAAAFEVDSLPPRTYRDAPPAAPPAVVPSSSLSSSQQPLEGPGVVALQQTASGKELLPLSWRQTLPEEQQEWVGRALFRRAADGKVALTTQLKLWWYPPGARPLYTQPPATAHAFFQRPFFLWMPYRMWAYHLTCPACGRKLMGAGLYRTVRRVLDRSGWYHMGTEYLQCPSCHKKVAGWSQDILEQLDIAHREQFPAVLTYKLSCDRAVIGLLKERTLGNGVARLRASLVEQHTREWMARSIQYLSVLRKLRAPGAAPQEVSLPDIIKVPGLTWLGGVYVREAMTRLDETRARVTSIFGDLLKMDSTKKIANKLAGGAAGSAAWVTNVGNEYGQVLVSVLTAAEGDGLTNMAAGLMERYRKAGKAPPKVMYVDRDCCVTVGTSAVHKMYHEWHELVVRLDVWHLMRRFARGVTTDSHQLYGLFMARLSFAIFEWDDEDVARLREAKQSVEGRDAHIKLSAKELARHCRRRTRGAAETERLLREVLDTFSGLTDTMGVPLIDRARMEEIWSTQRRHLDCIQDPEGVELYTKTGEVTKGGVRLPVFRCARGSTSLESFHLHQCRFIPGTTASDVHFQVYLLEGLVRWNEDRGRAAVEGGQRAALRCYSAQLQHSFNQLAQEFKGVTLVESYTEPREYTGELLGVEYLYSQTNAVLQDLGDPDAPDGTDEAEEEDGTDTDEGFQEEEEEEEPEEISLLAYHSALLQEPHRVGEASSSQSGPPHPPHPPPGDDRMEVQPVEEEEEDVVGPDGHLGYHHVVALAHALVELRHHAFVTQRQSREVVALWDKLADRDKASVTFPPRHQDKLVKGRFKTSNRHAHTPGVDSVKRVVLGQGAGAAQSPKASRLVEAIMLELCRVHSHEGTTLAGVRINRWGAVMRDYKQIQDNVVNCPALMASTRIQLFDVNQRTLSMWHNQRSKAMMRDTIAIAVPGPSAPQTAAEPLPAPRTLLQQPQQPDQPLQHRLPADASGLAATIRGPLAPELYDIIAALQSATSSSSSAMDTTPSAMDTTPSTSDTQAPSSSIAAATAPAAAPAIAIAGAIPRSTAWRHKVQAEQERRAREEGLFLKPFKKVSRFQCRRCGQPKTREYGHSRYKRETFCARADGGNSGAVAPRTKAARARGATPTTLTCL; this is encoded by the exons ATGTCTTTCCACCCCGTGTTTCGCTTTGAGCCCTCGTCCTCTGAGCTCACCCTTCGGCCCTCTGCAGCCGCTGAAATTTTTGTCAAGCAGGGCTCTGCCAGTGGCGGGCAGGTGAAGAGGGCCGATGTGGTTCGAGCCGAGGCGAGGGCAAGAGCCTGGGCGAAACACGGGGACCTCAGCGAGCAAGCGGTGCTGGCCGAAAGTGAGCTCCAGATCGGCCAGCACCGCGGCCAAACCTTCCAGTGGCTGCTGAGCAACAACGTGGGGTTCGCCGTCAAGATCTTGGCGTCCcaccagaaggagagagagggaggggacacCACAACTACGCCCCAGATGCTCAACAAGGACGCCCTTGCCTCCTACGCCGGGTTGTACCCACCCATGGTGACGGCCGTCGCCAGGCGTAGGTTGTGCGAGGGCTCCTTGTCTGCAGGGGCGGGGCTGGGCGACACGCTGGTGGGGTTTGGTGCGCACAGCCATCGCACCTTAAAGTCCCTGTATGACGCGCGGGACCAAGAGAGTCGAAc CTACGTGGCATGGATACGCAAGCAGAAGGTGGGAGCTCGGTCCAGGATGGAGGCCCTGAAAATGTATGTGCTGGCTCGGGACAAGGAGCCCAAGACCGCACCTGAGCCAGCACATGTCCTCCCACCACCAG GCGCCTCCTCCTCGGACCCGAGCGACACTGAACTGCTTGCTGCCGCCTTCGAGGtcgactctctccctcccc GCACGTACAGGGACGCCCCACCAGCCGCCCCACCAGCCGtggtcccctcttcctctctctcctcctctcagcaGCCACTGGAAGGACCAGGAGTGGTGGCTCTTCAGCAGACTGCCTCCGGCAAAGAG ctgcTTCCCCTCAGCTGGAGGCAGACGCTGCCTGAAGAGCAGCAGGAGTGGGTGGGCCGGGCGCTGTTCCGGAGGGCAGCCGATGGGAAGGTTGCCCTCACGACACAGCTGAAGCTGTGGTGGTATCCACCAGGCGCCCGGCCCCTCTACACGCAGCCCCCCGCCACAGCCCACGCCTTCTTCCAGCGCCCATTCTTTCTGTGGATGCCCTACAGGATGTGGGCATACCACCTGACGTGCCCTGCCTGTGGGCGCAAACTAATGGGCGCTGGACTATACAGGACCGTCCGGAGGGTCCTGGACAGGAGTGGGTGGTACCACATGGGTACAGAGTACCTTCAGTGCCCCTCCTGTCACAAGAAGGTCGCGGGCTGGTCGCAGGACATCTTGGAGCAGCTGGACATCGCGCATCGCGAACAATTTCCAGCTGTTCTGACGTACAA GTTGTCCTGCGACAGAGCGGTGATTGGGCTGCTAAAGGAGCGCACCTTGGGCAACGGTGTGGCTCGCCTCCGCGCCTCCCTGGTGGAGCAGCACACCAGGGAGTGGATGGCGCGGTCGATCCAATATCTTTCCGTGCTCCGCAAGCTGAGGGCACCTGGAGCGGCACCACAGGAGGTGTCGCTCCCGGACATCATCAAGGTGCCCGGACTCACCTGGCTCGGCGGGGTCTACGTCCGTGAAGCCATGACCAGGCTGGACGAGACCAGGGCCAGAGTGACGTCCATTTTTGGCGATCTTCTTAAGATGGACTCCACGAAGAAG ATCGCCAATAAGCTTGCGGGCGGTGCCGCTGGCTCGGCCGCCTGGGTAACCAATGTTGGCAACGAGTACGGGCAGGTACTCGTGTCCGTCCTCACTGCAGCCGAGGGGGACGGACTGACCAACATGGCGGCCGGCCTGATGGAGCGGTACCGCAAAGCCGGAAAGGCCCCTCCAAAGGTCATGTACGTTGACCGGGACTGCTGTGTCACCGTGGGAACATCGGCAGTGCACAAGATGTACCACGAGTGGCACGAGCTGGTGGTCAGGCTTGACGTGTGGCACCTCATGCGACGCTTCGCGAGGGGTGTCACCACAGACAGCCACCAGCTCTATGGCCTCTTCATGGCGAGGCTATCCTTCGCCATTTTCGAGTGGGACGACGAGGACGTCGCCCGCTTGAGAGAGGCCAAGCAGTCCGTGGAGGGGCGGGACGCCCACATCAAACTGTCAGCCAAGGAGCTCGCTCGCCATTGTCGCCGCCGTACGAGGGGTGCGGCGGAGACAGAGCGGCTCCTCCGGGAGGTGCTGGACACTTTCTCGGGGCTGACGGACACCATGGGCGTCCCATTGATCGACCGCGCCCGCATGGAGGAGATCTGGAGCACGCAGCGCCGCCACCTCGACTGCATCCAGGACCCAGAGGGGGTGGAGCTGTACACCAAGACGGGTGAGGTCACCAAGGGTGGTGTGAGGCTCCCCGTCTTCAGGTGTGCACGAGGCTCCACTTCCCTGGAGTCCTTCCACCTGCACCAGTGCCGCTTCATACCAG GTACAACTGCAAGTGATGTCCACTTTCAGGTGTACCTGCTGGAGGGCCTGGTGCGGTGGAACGAGGACCGCGGCAGAGCGGCAGTCGAGGGAGGACAACGTGCGGCGCTGCGTTGCTACAGTGCCCAACTGCAGCACAGCTTCAACCAGCTGGCCCAGGAGTTCAAGGGGGTCACGCTGGTTGAATCCTACACGGAGCCCAGGGAGTACACAG gggaACTCTTAGGGGTGGAGTACCTGTACTCCCAGACAAACGCTGTGCTGCAGGATCTGGGGGATCCCGACGCTCCGGATGGGACAGACGAGGCCGAGGAGGAGGACGGCACTGACACTGATGAGGGCttccaggaagaggaggaggaggaggagccagaGGAGATCAGTCTCCTCGCCTACCACAGCGCTCTCCTCCAGGAGCCCCACAGAGTCGGAGAGGCCTCGTCATCCCAGTCgggacccccccacccaccccacccaccccccggcGACGACAGGATGGAGGTGCAGCcggttgaggaggaggaggaa GACGTCGTTGGGCCAGACGGTCACCTCGGCTACCATCACGTGGTGGCCCTGGCCCATGCCCTCGTGGAGCTGCGTCACCACGCCTTCGTCACACAGCGTCAATCCAGAGAGGTGGTCGCTCTCTGGGACAAGCTGGCGGACCGTGACAAGGCGTCGGTGACCTTCCCCCCCCGCCACCAGGACAAGCTGGTCAAAGGCCGCTTTAAGACCAGCAACAGGCACGCTCACACGCCAGGGGTGGACAGTGTGAAGCG tgtCGTCCTGGGTCAGGGGGCGGGAGCGGCACAGTCTCCTAAAGCCAGCAGGCTTGTCGAAGCCATCATGCTGGAGCTGTGCCGCGTACACAGCCACGAGGGCACGACGCTCGCCGGGGTCCGCATCAACCGCTGGGGTGCCGTCATGAGGGACTATAAGCAGATCCAGGACAACGTGGTCAACTGTCCTGCCCTCATGGCGAGCACCCGGATCCAGTTGTTTGATGTAAATCAGCGGACCCTGTCGATGTG GCACAACCAGAGGAGCAAGGCGATGATGCGGGACACCATCGCCATCGCAGTCCCAGGGCCCAGCGCTCCCCAGACTGCAGCGGAGCCCCTGCCTGCCCCACGGACTCTGCTGCAGCAGCCCCAACAGCCAGACCAGCCCCTCCAGCACCGCCTGCCCGCGGACGCCTCTGGTCTGGCTGCCACCATCCGGGGGCCGCTGGCCCCTGAGCTGTATGACATCATCGCCGCCCTCCAAAGTgccacatcctcctcctcctcagccatgGACACCACCCCGTCCGCCATGGACACCACCCCGTCCACCAGTGACACGCAGGCTCCCTCGTCCAGCATCGCCGCAGCCACTGCTCCAGCCGCCGCTCCAGCAATCGCCATCGCTGGAGCCATCCCCCGCTCTACTGCCTGGAGGCACAAGGTCCAGGCAGAGCAGGAGCGTCGTGCCCGGGAGGAAGGGCTCTTCCTCAAGCCCTTCAAAAAGGTCTCCCGATTTCAGTGCAGGCGCTGTGGCCAGCCGAAGACCCGGGAGTACGGCCACAGCCGCTACAAACGGGAGACCTTTTGCGCCCGGGCCGACGGGGGGAACAGTGGAGCAGTGGCTCCAAGAACTAAAGCGGCGAGAGCGCGAGGGGCCACTCCCACCACCCTGACATGTTTatag
- the LOC121708914 gene encoding uncharacterized protein LOC121708914 has protein sequence MSFHPVFRFEPSSSELTLRPSAAAEIFVKQGSASGGQVKRADVVRAEARARAWAKHGDLSEQAVLAESELQIGQHRGQTFQWLLSNNVGFAVKILASHQKEREGGDTTTTPQMLNKDALASYAGLYPPMVTAVARRRLCEGSLSAGAGLGDTLVGFGAHSHRTLKSLYDARDQESRTYVAWIRKQKVGARSRMEALKMYVLARDKEPKTAPEPAHVLPPPGASSSDPSDTELLAAAFEVDSLPPRTYRDAPPAAPPAVVPSSSLSSSQQPLEGPGVVALQQTASGKELLPLSWRQTLPEEQQEWVGRALFRRAADGKVALTTQLKLWWYPPGARPLYTQPPATAHAFFQRPFFLWMPYRMWAYHLTCPACGRKLMGAGLYRTVRRVLDRSGWYHMGTEYLQCPSCHKKVAGWSQDILEQLDIAHREQFPAVLTYKLSCDRAVIGLLKERTLGNGVARLRASLVEQHTREWMARSIQYLSVLRKLRAPGAAPQEVSLPDIIKVPGLTWLGGVYVREAMTRLDETRARVTSIFGDLLKMDSTKKIANKLAGGAAGSAAWVTNVGNEYGQVLVSVLTAAEGDGLTNMAAGLMERYRKAGKAPPKVMYVDRDCCVTVGTSAVHKMYHEWHELVVRLDVWHLMRRFARGVTTDSHQLYGLFMARLSFAIFEWDDEDVARLREAKQSVEGRDAHIKLSAKELARHCRRRTRGAAETERLLREVLDTFSGLTDTMGVPLIDRARMEEIWSTQRRHLDCIQDPEGVELYTKTGEVTKGGVRLPVFRCARGSTSLESFHLHQCRFIPGTTASDVHFQVYLLEGLVRWNEDRGRAAVEGGQRAALRCYSAQLQHSFNQLAQEFKGVTLVESYTEPREYTGELLGVEYLYSQTNAVLQDLGDPDAPDGTDEAEEEDGTDTDEGFQEEEEEEEPEEISLLAYHSALLQEPHRVGEASSSQSGPPHPPHPPPGDDRMEVQPVEEEEEDVVGPDGHLGYHHVVALAHALVELRHHAFVTQRQSREVVALWDKLADRDKASVTFPPRHQDKLVKGRFKTSNRHAHTPGVDSVKRVVLGQGAGAAQSPKASRLVEAIMLELCRVHSHEGTTLAGVRINRWGAVMRDYKQIQDNVVNCPALMASTRIQLFDVNQRTLSMWHNQRSKAMMRDTIAIAVPGPSAPQTAAEPLPAPRTLLQQPQQPDQPLQHRLPADASGLAATIRGPLAPELYDIIAALQSATSSSSSAMDTTPSAMDTTPSASDTQAPSSSIAAATAPAAAPAIAIAGAIPRSTAWRHKVQAEQERRAREEGLFLKPFKKVSRFQCRRCGQPKTREYGHSRYKRETFCARADGGTVEQWLQELKRREREGPLPPP, from the exons ATGTCTTTCCACCCCGTGTTTCGCTTTGAGCCCTCGTCCTCTGAGCTCACCCTTCGGCCCTCTGCAGCCGCTGAAATTTTTGTCAAGCAGGGCTCTGCCAGTGGCGGGCAGGTGAAGAGGGCCGATGTGGTTCGAGCCGAGGCGAGGGCAAGAGCCTGGGCGAAACACGGGGACCTCAGCGAGCAAGCGGTGCTGGCCGAAAGTGAGCTCCAGATCGGCCAGCACCGCGGCCAAACCTTCCAGTGGCTGCTGAGCAACAACGTGGGGTTCGCCGTCAAGATCTTGGCGTCCcaccagaaggagagagagggaggggacacCACAACTACGCCCCAGATGCTCAACAAGGACGCCCTTGCCTCCTACGCCGGGTTGTACCCACCCATGGTGACGGCCGTCGCCAGGCGTAGGTTGTGCGAGGGCTCCTTGTCTGCAGGGGCGGGGCTGGGCGACACGCTGGTGGGGTTTGGTGCGCACAGCCATCGCACCTTAAAGTCCCTGTATGACGCGCGGGACCAAGAGAGTCGAAc CTACGTGGCATGGATACGCAAGCAGAAGGTGGGAGCTCGGTCCAGGATGGAGGCCCTGAAAATGTATGTGCTGGCTCGGGACAAGGAGCCCAAGACCGCACCTGAGCCAGCACATGTCCTCCCACCACCAG GCGCCTCCTCCTCGGACCCGAGCGACACTGAACTGCTTGCTGCCGCCTTCGAGGtcgactctctccctcccc GCACGTACAGGGACGCCCCACCAGCCGCCCCACCAGCCGtggtcccctcttcctctctctcctcctctcagcaGCCACTGGAAGGACCAGGAGTGGTGGCTCTTCAGCAGACTGCCTCCGGCAAAGAG ctgcTTCCCCTCAGCTGGAGGCAGACGCTGCCTGAAGAGCAGCAGGAGTGGGTGGGCCGGGCGCTGTTCCGGAGGGCAGCCGATGGGAAGGTTGCCCTCACGACACAGCTGAAGCTGTGGTGGTATCCACCAGGCGCCCGGCCCCTCTACACGCAGCCCCCCGCCACAGCCCACGCCTTCTTCCAGCGCCCATTCTTTCTGTGGATGCCCTACAGGATGTGGGCATACCACCTGACGTGCCCTGCCTGTGGGCGCAAACTAATGGGCGCTGGACTATACAGGACCGTCCGGAGGGTCCTGGACAGGAGTGGGTGGTACCACATGGGTACAGAGTACCTTCAGTGCCCCTCCTGTCACAAGAAGGTCGCGGGCTGGTCGCAGGACATCTTGGAGCAGCTGGACATCGCGCATCGCGAACAATTTCCAGCTGTTCTGACGTACAA GTTGTCCTGCGACAGAGCGGTGATTGGGCTGCTAAAGGAGCGCACCTTGGGCAACGGTGTGGCTCGCCTCCGCGCCTCCCTGGTGGAGCAGCACACCAGGGAGTGGATGGCGCGGTCGATCCAATATCTTTCCGTGCTCCGCAAGCTGAGGGCACCTGGAGCGGCACCACAGGAGGTGTCGCTCCCGGACATCATCAAGGTGCCCGGACTCACCTGGCTCGGCGGGGTCTACGTCCGTGAAGCCATGACCAGGCTGGACGAGACCAGGGCCAGAGTGACGTCCATTTTTGGCGATCTTCTTAAGATGGACTCCACGAAGAAG ATCGCCAATAAGCTTGCGGGCGGTGCCGCTGGCTCGGCCGCCTGGGTAACCAATGTTGGCAACGAGTACGGGCAGGTACTCGTGTCCGTCCTCACTGCAGCCGAGGGGGACGGACTGACCAACATGGCGGCCGGCCTGATGGAGCGGTACCGCAAAGCCGGAAAGGCCCCTCCAAAGGTCATGTACGTTGACCGGGACTGCTGTGTCACCGTGGGAACATCGGCAGTGCACAAGATGTACCACGAGTGGCACGAGCTGGTGGTCAGGCTTGACGTGTGGCACCTCATGCGACGCTTCGCGAGGGGTGTCACCACAGACAGCCACCAGCTCTATGGCCTCTTCATGGCGAGGCTATCCTTCGCCATTTTCGAGTGGGACGACGAGGACGTCGCCCGCTTGAGAGAGGCCAAGCAGTCCGTGGAGGGGCGGGACGCCCACATCAAACTGTCAGCCAAGGAGCTCGCTCGCCATTGTCGCCGCCGTACGAGGGGTGCGGCGGAGACAGAGCGGCTCCTCCGGGAGGTGCTGGACACTTTCTCGGGGCTGACGGACACCATGGGCGTCCCATTGATCGACCGCGCCCGCATGGAGGAGATCTGGAGCACGCAGCGCCGCCACCTCGACTGCATCCAGGACCCAGAGGGGGTGGAGCTGTACACCAAGACGGGTGAGGTCACCAAGGGTGGTGTGAGGCTCCCCGTCTTCAGGTGTGCACGAGGCTCCACTTCCCTGGAGTCCTTCCACCTGCACCAGTGCCGCTTCATACCAG GTACAACTGCAAGTGATGTCCACTTTCAGGTGTACCTGCTGGAGGGCCTGGTGCGGTGGAACGAGGACCGCGGCAGAGCGGCAGTCGAGGGAGGACAACGTGCGGCGCTGCGTTGCTACAGTGCCCAACTGCAGCACAGCTTCAACCAGCTGGCCCAGGAGTTCAAGGGGGTCACGCTGGTTGAATCCTACACGGAGCCCAGGGAGTACACAG gggaACTCTTAGGGGTGGAGTACCTGTACTCCCAGACAAACGCTGTGCTGCAGGATCTGGGGGATCCCGACGCTCCGGATGGGACAGACGAGGCCGAGGAGGAGGACGGCACTGACACTGATGAGGGCttccaggaagaggaggaggaggaggagccagaGGAGATCAGTCTCCTCGCCTACCACAGCGCTCTCCTCCAGGAGCCCCACAGAGTCGGAGAGGCCTCGTCATCCCAGTCgggacccccccaccccccccacccaccccccggcGACGACAGGATGGAGGTGCAGCcggttgaggaggaggaggaa GACGTCGTTGGGCCAGACGGTCACCTCGGCTACCATCACGTGGTGGCCCTGGCCCATGCCCTCGTGGAGCTGCGTCACCACGCCTTCGTCACACAGCGTCAATCCAGAGAGGTGGTCGCTCTCTGGGACAAGCTGGCGGACCGTGACAAGGCGTCGGTGACCTTCCCCCCCCGCCACCAGGACAAGCTGGTCAAAGGCCGCTTTAAGACCAGCAACAGGCACGCTCACACGCCAGGGGTGGACAGTGTGAAGCG tgtCGTCCTGGGTCAGGGGGCGGGAGCGGCACAGTCTCCCAAAGCCAGCAGGCTTGTCGAAGCCATCATGCTGGAGCTGTGCCGCGTACACAGCCACGAGGGCACGACGCTCGCCGGGGTCCGCATCAACCGCTGGGGTGCCGTCATGAGGGACTATAAGCAGATCCAGGACAACGTGGTCAACTGTCCTGCCCTCATGGCGAGCACCCGGATCCAGTTGTTTGATGTAAATCAGCGGACCCTGTCGATGTG GCACAACCAGAGGAGCAAGGCGATGATGCGGGACACCATCGCCATCGCAGTCCCAGGGCCCAGCGCTCCCCAGACTGCAGCGGAGCCCCTGCCTGCCCCACGGACTCTGCTGCAGCAGCCCCAACAGCCAGACCAGCCCCTCCAGCACCGCCTGCCCGCGGACGCCTCTGGTCTGGCTGCCACCATCCGGGGGCCGCTGGCCCCTGAGCTGTATGACATCATCGCCGCCCTCCAAAGTgccacatcctcctcctcctcagccatgGACACCACCCCGTCCGCCATGGACACCACCCCGTCCGCCAGTGACACGCAGGCTCCCTCGTCCAGCATCGCCGCAGCCACTGCTCCAGCCGCCGCTCCAGCAATCGCCATCGCTGGAGCCATCCCCCGCTCTACTGCCTGGAGGCACAAGGTCCAGGCAGAGCAGGAGCGTCGTGCCCGGGAGGAAGGGCTCTTCCTCAAGCCCTTCAAAAAGGTCTCCCGATTTCAGTGCAGGCGCTGTGGCCAGCCGAAGACCCGGGAGTACGGCCACAGCCGCTACAAACGGGAGACCTTTTGCGCCCGGGCCGACGGGGGAACAGTGGAGCAGTGGCTCCAAGAACTAAAGCGGCGAGAGCGCGAGGGGCCACTCCCACCACCCTGA